The Lysobacter luteus genome contains the following window.
CTCGAAGCCCTCGATCTCCGTCGCCTCGCGCTTGACCTCGTAACTGCCGGTGGCGGTGTTGAATGCAAGCCGCGACCCGAAGTCGGAATCCGAACGATAGGCCGCCAGGTGGACCAGCCAGCGGCCATCGTCGTAGTCGAGGCCAACCTCGCGGTTGTCGGCGATCACAGGCGTCAGCGACACCAGGGTGTCGACGCTCTGGCCGGGTTCGTCGACCGCGCGCAGCACCCGGCCGATGTCGGCGACGCTGTAGCCCTCCGCGTACGAGGCGTAGAAGCTCAGCGCGGCGGTGGCTTCCCAGACCACGCCGAAGTTGGGCAGGGTTTCGCTGAAGTCGGGGCTGCCGCCCTGCACCGACTGCGCGCCGTACTGCGGCAGGGTCACGAAGTCGTCGACCTCGAGTTTGGCCCGCTCGTGGCGGACGCCACCGGTGAACAGCAGCGGGCCGAGGCGGTACTCGGCCTGCAGCAGCGGCGAGAGGCTCTGGTACGTGGTCGGCGGCACCCAGCCCAGGTCGCTGGCCAGCTGGCGTTGTTCGGTGGTGTCGCGGATGAGGTCCAGCCCCAGCGTCAGCCGGAGCGGCAGGTCGGCGATGTATCCGCGCGTCCAGGTGAACTTGCCACCGAGCTTCTCGGCATTGATCTGCGACTGGTCGTACCAGACCTCGTCGCTCCCGGTGTTGAAGAAGTCGACATAGGCGTTGCTGCCGTAACGGCCTTCGAAACGGGTCCAGAACAGCTGGCCTTGGAACTGGCCGCCCGCGAGGTCGTGGTCGCGGTAGTCCAGGCTGGCCGAGCGGGAGTCGTTACGCGGAGGCTCCAAGGGCTGGTCACCGCGCGTGGCGGTGGCCGGAACGCCGAGCCGGTAGTCGCCGTCGACCACGGCGTAGTGGCCTTCGCCTTCCAGCCGATAATGGCTGGCGGTCAGCTGGAGCCGCCGCTGGTCGTCGATCGCCCAGCCCGCCTTCGCGAACAGATTGCGGCTATTGGCGTCCATCAGGTCGCCCTGCACCGGCTCGGGCGCGATCGGATTGCCGTCGGCATCGTAGTACAGGCCTTCCTGCGCGTAGGAGAGGCCACCCACGAAGTCGAGTGCACCCTGCGCGGTGCCGAAGAGGTACGAAGCGCGATAGCCGGCGCCGTCGTCCTCGCGGGGCATCGCGGTGTTCGCGCCGATGGTGACCTCATGGAAGCGCGCGCCATCCTCGCGGGGCGCCCGCTTGGTGATGATGTTGATGATGCCGCCCGATGCGCCGATGCCTTGCAGGGCGTTGGCCCCGTGGATCACCTCGATGCGCTCGATCATCGCCGGGTCGATGGTGTGCGCGTCGCGCGAGCCGTCGCGCAGTGGGGTCGACTGCGGCACGCCGTCGACCATGTAGAGCGGCTGCCGCCCGCGCACCGACTCGCCGGCACTCGTCATTTTCTGGCGCGAGGGCGCGAATGCCGGGATGAGGTTCGCGAGCACCTGCGACAGGTCCTGGGTTACGGCCAGCTGTTGCTGCAGCTCCGCCTCGTCGATCACCGTGATCGTGTTGGGCAGCGCCGCCTCGGAGTTGGGGATTCGGCTGGTGCTGGCCGAGACGACCACGCGATCGAGGTCGGTTGCGTCCTGGGCGAGGACGGCCGGGCTGGCCGCGAGCAGGAGGGCCGAGACGAGGAGGGTGCGGGACATAAGGGATCCGGGGAAACGCGAGCGGGGCATGGTAATGGGAATCAGTCCCATTTACGAACCCGAGCTCACAGTCCGACGCCGCGAGATAGTTACAGATCGGCGAGGTGCGGCATGGCCGTCGCCGCGCCGGCGCTTTCGCAGGCCCGCGCGGCATAGAGGCTGGCAAAGCCGACGTGGACGTGGAATGGCGCCGCCGGGTGTGTCGCCCATGCAGCCGCCAGCGCCCCGTTGAAGGCATCGCCGGCGCCGGTGGTATCGATGGCGTCGGCTGGCACCGCGGGCACGCGATAGAACGCCGCGTCGTCGCCGCGAAGCATCCCGTCGGCATGCGACACCAGGCAACCACGCGCGCCGAGGGTCACCACCACCGTGCCGTGCGGCAGCAGCCGGCGGCACAGCCGATGCAGTTCGGCGTCGGCCATTCCCGCCACCGCCCCGGGTTCTACCGGCTCGCCGCAGTGGCGGGCGAGCTGGGCGGAGAATTCGGATTCGTTGGGCGTCAGGACATCGCACTGGGCCAGGAGGCCGGCCGGCAGATCGGCATCGGCCGGTGCGGGGTTGAGCAACGTCGGCACGCCTTCGTCGCGGGCCAGGTCGAAACCGGCAAGCACGGCGTCGACCGGCGATTCCAGCTGCGCCAACACCACCCGCGCATCGGCGAACACGTCACCCTGCGCCCGAACGTGGGCGGGTGTCATGGCCGCGTTGGCGCCGGCACCGATGACGATGCTGTTGCGTCCTTCCCGGTCGACATAGATGCCGGCGGTGCCGGTGGGATGCGTGCTGGCGGCGTCGCGCAGGACGATGCCGTCGACGCTCGCCAGTGCGCGGGCCAGTTGTCCGCCGGCATCGGCGCCGAGCGCGCAGACGAAGGCGGTCACGGCCCCCGCGCGTGCGGCGGCGGTGGCCTGGTTGAAGCCCTTGCCGCCGGGGCCGGTGCGGTACTCGCCCTGGAGCGTCTCGCCGGCGCGTGGCAACACCGGCAACGACCACACGTGGTCGACGTTGAACGAGCCGATCACGACCACGGCGCTCATCGGCGTGTCCCGGTCAGCCGCCGAGGCCGGTCAGCACGCCGGCGATCGTCGCGGTCATCAGGGTCGCGATGGTGCCGCCGAGCACGGCCCGCAGGCCGAAGCGGGCGAGGTCCTGGCGGCGGTCGGGCGCGAGCCCGCCGATGCCGCCGATCTGGATCGCGATCGAACTGAAGTTGGCGAAGCCGCACAGCGCGTAGGTGGCGATCAGGCGGCCCTGGTCGGTCAACACCACGCCGGGGTTCTGCCCGTTCACGATCTCGGCCAGGTGCAGGTAGGCCACGAATTCGTTGAGCACGATCTTCTCGCCGATCAGGCCACCGACGACATTGGCGTCCTGCCACGGTACGCCGATCAGCCAGGCGACCGGCGACAGCACGTAACCCAGCAGGGTGGCCATGTCGGTCGGCTTGCCGAGCGCGGCCGACAAGCCGGTCACCTCGCCGATCCAGGTCAGCGGCCAGTTGATCAGGGCGATCAGGGCGATGAACGCCAGCAGCATCGCGCCGATGTTCAGGGCGAGCCGCAGGCCGTCACCCGCGCCGGCCGCGGCCGCGTCGATGACGTTGCTGGTGGTCTTCTCGACCTCCATCTTGACCGTGCCGCGCGTCAGCGGCGTGCCGGTTTCGGGGATCAGCAGCTTGGCGACGACCATCGTCGCCGGCGCCGCCATGATCGACGCCGCCAGCAGGTGCTTGGCGTAGAACGCCTGCGCCACCGGGTCGCCGCCGCCGAGCATGCCGACGTAGGCCGCAAGCACGCCGCCGGCGATGTGCGCCATGCCGCCGATCATCATCGTGATCAGCTCGGACTCGGTCATCTTCGAGATGTACGGCCGCACCGTCAGCGGGGCTTCGGTCTGGCCGATGAAGACGCTGGCGCAGACGCTGGTGGTCTCCGCACCGGAGACCCGCATGACCTTGGTGATCGCCCACGCCATCGCGCGCACCACCGCCTGCATCACCCCCAGGTGGTACAGCACGCTCATCAGCGAGGCGAAGAAGATGATGGTCGGCAACACCTGGAAGGCGAAGATGAAGCCGTAGGTCTCGACGTTCATCAGGCTGCCGAAGATGAACTCCGAGCCGGCATTGACGAACCCGAGCAGCTTCACGAAGCCGTTGCCGAGCGCGTCGAACACGTCGCGGCCGCCTGGCACCAGCAGCACCAGCGCGGCGAATCCGATCTGCAGGACGATGCCGGTCAGCACCAGCCGCCAGTCGACCGCCTTCTTGTGGTTGGAGAACAACCAGGCGATGCCGACCAGCACCGCGAGACCAAACAGGCCGAAGGCGACCCGTGACAGACCTTCCATCCACTTCCCCTGCGGCCATTGCCGTGCTCGACCGCGCAGCGTAGGGCAGGCGGGCAGGGGCGGGCAACAATCCGCCGGTTCAGGTACCTCGCTGTGGCGCTCAGCCGTCGCGGGCGATCACCCGGTTGCGCCCCTCGCGCTTGGCCATCTTCAGGCGGCGGTCGGCCCGGCGCAGCAGGGTCGAGAGGTCGTGGCCGTCGTGCGGGCTCGCGGCCACGCCGGCGCTGAAGGTCAACCGCAGGGGCTCGAGGTTGCCGCGCTCGGGATCGAACGGGCGCTGGCCCAGCACGCGCCGGATCGCATCGACGCGCTCCCAGGCGGTGCCCAGCGGCTGCGGCATCACCAGTACGAATTCCTCGCCCCCCAGGCGCACCAGTCGCTCGTTGCGCTCGGTCATGCCCTTGAGGACTTCGACCACATGGCGGATCGCCCGGTCGCCGGCATGGTGGCCGGCCTCGTCATTGATGCGGCTGAAGTGGTCCAGGTCGATCAGCGCCAGGCTGAGGCTGCCGTCCTCCTCGCTGGCTACCTCCAACAGCCGCGGCATGCGATGCAGCAGCCAGGTCCGGTTCGGCAGGCGCGTCAGGCCATCCGTGCCGGACATCTCGACCAACCGCTGCATCCGGTAGACCACGGTTGCCGTGATCATCGTCGCGATCACCAGCAGCATCACCCGCTGTACCTGCGGGCCCGGGGTCACCGCCCCGTAGTCGCTGGACAGCAAGTGCTCGGGCGAGTCGGCGAAGGCGAACACAGCGGCGATGATCGCGCCGTACTGGAGTACGGCCAGCGCACCGGCGAACAAGGTCGTGCGACCGTCGCCGCGCAGGGCGGTCAGGACGATCGCCAGGAGGTAGCACCCCCACACCACCATGCTGTTGAGCGCGGCCGGCAGGTGGGCAAACGCCAGCACGATGAGCACGGCGGTGGTCGCGGTGACATCGAACGCGACCGTAGCAAACGACAGCCAGCGATAGCGACGCCGGCGCCGGGCCAGCTGCAGCCAGACCTGTGCGAAGACATTGACGAACACCGCGCCGCCCAGCCCGATCAGGGTCTCGCGAACCGTGCCGCCGCTGACCGCGTTGGCAAGCGGAAGCACCAGCAACAGCGCGGCGATGACCACGCGCAGGCGTGCAACCAGCAGCTCGCCGCCCGCACCGACCTCGAGCATGACCTCGTCGGGTCGAGCCAGCACGGCGGCCAGGATCTCCCTTGCGCTTCGGCTTTCCATGACCTCCCCTGCGTCCGGCCGCAGCATAGCGTGGCCCCTCGACGGGCGTCAGGCCCAAGGCCCTCAGCCGAATCCGCGCAGGGCCACCCAGCCGGCCAGCACGGCGAACACCGTCGCCGCGACATAGCGGGCGGCCTTCAGCGGCAGCCGGTCGGCGAAGCGGCTGCCGAGAAGCACCACCGGCACGTTGGCCAACAGCATCCCCACGGTGGTACCGGCAATGACCTCCCACAACGGCTCGTACCGCGCCGCGAGCAGGACGGTGGCGACCTGGGTCTTGTCGCCGATCTCGGCGATGAAGAACGCGATGGTGGTGGCGATGAAGGCGCCCCGCCCGGGCAGCCCTGGTTCATCGTCGAGCGAATCGGGCTTCAGCGTCCACACCGCCACAGCCAGGAAGCTCGCGGCCACGACCCAGCGCAGGACTTCCGGACGCAGCCAGTCGGCGGCCAGCGCCCCCACCCAGGCCGCCAATGCATGGTTGAGGAGGGTGGCGACGAGGATGCCGGCGATGATCGGCCATGGCCGGCGGAACCGCGCGGCCAGCAGCAGGGCGAGCAACTGGGTCTTGTCGCCGATCTCGGCCAACGCGACCGTGCCGGTGGACACGAGTGCGGCGGCAAGGGGAAGGGTATCGGGCAGCAGTGACTGCAACTGGGGCATTGGACGATCGGGGAGCCGGGCGGGCAGTCGGAAAGCGACCGCCGCGCGGCCCGGCCCCGGTGCCTGGGCACCCTGGGTCATTCGCACGATGGTCGCCTTCGGTCTTGCCCCGGATCGACTGGCGATCCCCCATGCACCACGGCCTGCCGGCCAAGCGTGTTGATGCATGTCCCCGCGCGTTGCGCGGGTGGGCTACTCCCCGGAGGAAACAGCCCGCCCATTGTACGGGCGGCCGGACGCTGGAGCGAGCCGCCTGCGGCAATCGGGCTCGACCCCGGGCTTACACTGCGATCGTTCCCACCTGGAGTCCGTCCATGCAGTACCGCCGCCTCGGCTCGTCCGGCCTGCAACTGTCCGCACTGTCGTTCGGCGCGTGGCTCACGTTCGGTGCCCAGGTCGGCCGCGGCACGGCGCGCGAACTCGTCGCGGCCGCGTGGGACCACGGCATCAACTTCTTCGACAACGCCGAGAGCTACGCCAACGGCGAGGCCGAACGGGTCATGGGCGACGTCATCGCCGACCTGCGCCTGCCGCGCGACGGCTTCTGCGTGTCCAGCAAGGTGTTCTTCGGTTCGGTGGAGGCACCGCGGCCGACCCAGCGCGGGCTGTCGCGCAAGCACGTGACCGACGCCTGCCACGGCGCGCTTAAACGGCTGCGGGTAGACTACCTGGACCTGTTCTATTGCCATCGTCCCGATCCGGACACGCCGGTCGAGGAAACCGTGCGGACCATGGATGGCCTGGTCCGCCAGGGCAAGGTGATGTACTGGGGCACGTCCGAATGGTCGGCCGCGCAGATCCGCGAGGCGCACAAGGTCGCCCGCGCGCACCACCTCCAAGCGCCGACGATGGAACAGCCGCAGTACAACCTGCTGCACCGCGAACGGGTGGAGCTGGAGTACGCGCCGCTGTATGCCGAATACGGCATGGGCACCACGACGTGGTCGCCACTGGCCTCGGGCCTGTTGACCGGCCGTTACAACGACGGCGTGTCGGAGGACGGGCGATTCGGCGCACTCGGGCCGCACCTGCGCAAGACCATCGTCGGCGGGGAAAGCGAGCGCCGGCTCGAACGTGCGCGCCACTTCACCGCGCTGGCCAAGGAGCTGGACGTGCCACCCGCGCCGCTGGCGATAGCTTGGTGCCTGCGCAACCCGCACGTGTCCAGCGTCATCCTCGGCGCCAGCCGGGTCGAGCAACTGCTCGAGAACCTGCGCGCCATCGAGCTGGTGGAGTCCATGGGCGACCCGGTGTGGGGGCGGGTGAGGGTCGCAGCAAACTGAATGTGCTTTGCGGGTTGCGCGTCTAATGCGAATCATTATCATCTAGCACTCCCGTCCCCGAGCACTGCGCAATGGCCCTGCAAACCCTCAATCGGCCGCGTCTACTCCACCTGCCGATCCGGTCCGATGACCGGGCGCGTCCCGTCGCCCCAGTGCACCACGCCACGCACCCCCCGGTCGCCGACGCGCGTCCGCTCGACAGCGGTGCGTTGCTGCGCGGCACCCGCGAGGTGCTGATCCGCCACGGCGGCGAGACCTACCGGTTGCGGCATACCCGCAACGACAAGCTGATCCTGACCAAGTAGCCACCGGGCGCGCTGGCCACCCGTACCGGCCACCCGCGCCGGCGCGCGCCGTGCCTATACTCCCCCTACGCATAACTTTGGGGATGTGGCATGGGACTGGGGACGATGCTTGCGATCGTGCTGGTGTTCGCCGGCGTGGTGATGCTGTTCAAGGCGGTACGGATGGTGCCGCAGGGCTACGAATGGACGGTCGAGGCCTTCGGCAAGTACACCCACACGCTGTCGCCGGGTCTCCACTTCCTGATCCCGGTCTACCAGGGGATCGGCCGCAAGATCAACATGATGGAGCAGGTACTGGAGGTCCCCAGCCAGGACGTGATCACCAAGGACAATGCGGTGGTCAAGGTCGACGGCGTCGTGTACTTCCAGGTACTCGACGCGGCCAAGGCGGCCTACGAGGTGGCACAGCTGGAGATCGCCACGCTCAACCTGGTGATGACCAACATCCGCACCTCGATCGGCTCGATGGACCTGGACGAGTCGCTGTCGCGCCGCGACGAGATCAACGCCAAGGTGCTTGCCGCGGTCGACCAGGCCACGCACCCGTGGGGACTGAAGGTCAACCGCATCGAGCTCAAGGACATCGCCCCGCCGCGTGACCTGGTCGAGGCGATGGCACGGCAGATGAAGGCCGAGCGCGAGAAGCGCGCCAACATCCTGGAGGCCGAGGGCTTCCGCCAGGCGGAAATCCTCAAGGCCGAGGGCGAGAAGCAGAGCACGATCCTCGAAGCCGAGGGCGAGCGTGAGGCCGCGTTCCGCGAGGCCGAGGCGCGCGAGCGACTGGCCGAGGCCGAAGCCCGCGCGACGCAGATGGTGTCGGACGCCATCTCCGCTGGCAACGTACAGGCGATCAACTACTTCGTCGCGCAGAAGTACATCGAGGCGTTCAAGGCACTGGCCGAGGCGCCGAACCAGAAGTTCGTCCTGATGCCGATGGAATCGGCCGGCGTGATCGGCTCGATCGCCGGCATCGCCGACCTGGCCAAGGAAGCGCTCGACCGGCCGGCCGGTCCGCATGCCGTGGTCCCGCCGCGGACGGGGCGCTGAGCGATGCGCTGGGACTGGCAAGCGGTGGCATGGGCGGCCATCGCGCTGCTGTTGTTCGCGGCCGAGACCCTTGCCCCGGGCGCCTTCATGTTGTGGCTCGGGTTCGCGGCAGCGGCGGTGTTCGTCCTGGTGTTGCTGTTCGACCTGCCGCTGCTCGCACAGGCGGTGGCTTTCGTCGTCCTCAGCTTCGCGTCGATCCAGATCTACCGCACCCGCTTCCGTGGTCGCGAGCGGGTGAGTGACCGGCCGACACTCAATCGTCGCACCGACGCCCTGGTCGGACGCGTCGTGCCGCTCGAGCAGGCGATCGTCTCCGGCCGCGGGCGCGTGCAGATCGCTGACGCCTACTGGGACGTCACCGGTCCCGAGCTGCCGGTGGGCACCGCCGTGCGCGTGGTCGGCAGCGACGGCATGACGTTGAAGGTCGAGCCCGCGACCTGACACCGGACGCTTCCGTACGCCGGCGCCGCCACCGCGGCGCCGGTCTGGGATAATGCCCGCCCCACAACAGGCGCCGGACCATGACCCAGAAGACCATCCTCAACGACAGCCACCGCGCCCTCGGCGCCAAGATGGTCGACTTCGGTGGCTGGGACATGCCGATCCACTACGGCTCCCAGATCGACGAACATCACGCGGTCCGCCAGGACGCGGGCATGTTCGACGTCTCCCACATGACCGTCGTCGACCTGAAGGGCGAGCGCGTGCGCGAGTTCCTGCGCAGGCTGGTGGCCAACTCGGTCGACAAGCTCACCAAGCCCGGCAAGGCGCTGTACACCTGCATGCTCGACGAGCAGGGCGGGGTGATCGACGATCTCATCATCTATTTCCTCGGCGAGGAGTTCTTCCGGCTGGTCGTCAATGCCGGCACCCGCGACAAGGACCTCGCGTGGATCGCCCGGCAGGCGGCGCCGTTCGGCGTCGAGGTGGTCGAGCGTGACGACCTCGGACTGGTGGCGGTCCAGGGCCCCAACGCACGCGACAAAGTGATCGGACTGTTGCGAGAGGAGGACCGCGCGTCGATCACCAAGCTTGGCCGCTTCGCCGCGCGCGACGCGCAGCTTGCCGACGGCACCGGCGTCTTCATCGCCCGCACCGGCTACACCGGTGAGGACGGGTTCGAGATCGTCGCGCCCGGTGACCGCACCGTCGCGCTGTGGGACGCGTTGCTGGCCGCCGGGGTGAAGCCGGCCGGCCTGGGCGCGCGTGACACCTTGCGGCTGGAAGCCGGGATGAACCTCTACGGCCAGGACATGGACGAGTCCGTGTCGCCGTACGAAGCCGCCCTCGGCTGGACCGTCTCCCTCGACGAGGGGCGCGGGTTCATCGGTCGCGAGGCGCTCGAGCGACAGAAGGCCGACGGCGCGCCGCGCCAGATGATCGCGCTGGTGATGGACGACAAGGGCGTGTTGCGCCATGGCCAGAAGGTGCTGACCCCGAACGGCGAAGGCGAGATCCTGTCGGGCACGTTCTCGCCGACGCTTGGCAAGGCGATCGCCTTCGCCCGTGTGCCGGCCGGTGACATCCCGCTGGGCGCCGCCGCCAATGTGCGGGTCGACATCCGTGGCCGCGAGGTGCCGGTGCGCGTGGTCAAGTTCCCGTTCGTCCGGGAAGGCCAGCCGCAGGACGGCGTGCTGGCCTGACACGTCCCACCCCGGCGCGGCGCAGTCCACGCGCCGCGGCGCCTTCGCTACACTGTCCGCCCCTTTCCCACACCCGCAGCATCGGAGCATCCCATGAGCGAGATCCCCGGCGACCTGAAGTTCCTGAAATCACACGAGTGGATCCGCGTCGAGGCCGACGGCAAGGCCACCATCGGTATCTCCGACCACGCGCAGGGCCTGCTGGGCGACCTGGTGTACGTCGAGCTCCCGGGCGTCGGTGACCGTGTCGAGGCCGGTACCGCGTGCGCGGTGGTGGAGTCGGTGAAGGCGGCGTCCGATGTCTACGCGCCGGTCAGCGGCACCGTGGTCGAAGTCAACGACGCACTCGGCGACAAGCCCGAGACCATCAACGAGGATGCGTTCGGCGAAGGCTGGCTCTTCACCCTGCAGATGGACGAGCCCGGACAGGTCAACGAGCTGCTCGACCCGGACGGCTATGCCGAGTTGCTCGAAGACGAAGACCACTGACGGGCGACCGTCATGCCCCGATCGGGGCAACGCGACACACATGGAAATCCGCGTCGGCAACGGCGCGGATTTTTCGTTGGCGGCGATCCGTGCCAGTGAGTCGGCATGAAAATTCCCGCGCACTTTCGCCTTGTGCAATGCGAAACGGCTCGCACGGCGGGCGTTCTCCCGATATCGCTGGCTGGTCAAAAATTCGCCAGTGCGGTTTCGCGACGATTACGACCGGCTGCGCTGCGTGCGCGCAAGACCGCACTGCATGGCATGGCTGCAGACCGCGCTGCGCTTGGCTATCAGCGGCGCGTGCAAATGCCCGGGCATCCTGTTGATCGCAACGCAACCGGTTCGCGACGAAGCCGCGTCGACCAATGCGCCGCTGCTGTCGGGAAAACGGCAGGGCGAAGCGCGCGGGGACTTGTTGACACTATGAAAAACCGTGATTAGGTTTCGCGAAACAGCGTTACCCACGGAAGCGAGTGAGCAAAGTCAACGCGACAACGCGGGCAACAACACGGAACTCCGCCTGGATGGTCAAAACGGTGGACGCGGTGCTTCTGTCCCCGGTGGGTTCCAAACATCCGCAATCGCGAAACCTTCCCTTGCATGCAGCCCGGTCGGCCTTCGGCGGATCGGGTTTTTCTTTGCGCGCGACTCGCTTCGCCGGCGTGGCGGGCATGCAGGTGGAAGTGCGTGGATCCGCTCCGGCACCGGTGGTGTCGGCGGTTGGTCGCGGGGTCGCACCCCGCGACGTTTTGGTACTGGGCTGTACACCCCGATAGACCACTGACGAGGAGCCATCTCATGGCCACGAAGAAAGCTGCGAAGAAGAAGCCTGCCGCGAAGAAAGCGGCGAAGAAGACTGCGAAGCCGGCAGCCAAGAAGGCCGCCGCCAAGAAGACCGTGCGCAAGTCCGCGGCCAAGAAGGCGGTGAAGAAGCCGGCCGCCAAGAAGGCGACCGCGAAGAAGACCGCGAAGAAG
Protein-coding sequences here:
- the gcvT gene encoding glycine cleavage system aminomethyltransferase GcvT is translated as MTQKTILNDSHRALGAKMVDFGGWDMPIHYGSQIDEHHAVRQDAGMFDVSHMTVVDLKGERVREFLRRLVANSVDKLTKPGKALYTCMLDEQGGVIDDLIIYFLGEEFFRLVVNAGTRDKDLAWIARQAAPFGVEVVERDDLGLVAVQGPNARDKVIGLLREEDRASITKLGRFAARDAQLADGTGVFIARTGYTGEDGFEIVAPGDRTVALWDALLAAGVKPAGLGARDTLRLEAGMNLYGQDMDESVSPYEAALGWTVSLDEGRGFIGREALERQKADGAPRQMIALVMDDKGVLRHGQKVLTPNGEGEILSGTFSPTLGKAIAFARVPAGDIPLGAAANVRVDIRGREVPVRVVKFPFVREGQPQDGVLA
- a CDS encoding NupC/NupG family nucleoside CNT transporter, giving the protein MEGLSRVAFGLFGLAVLVGIAWLFSNHKKAVDWRLVLTGIVLQIGFAALVLLVPGGRDVFDALGNGFVKLLGFVNAGSEFIFGSLMNVETYGFIFAFQVLPTIIFFASLMSVLYHLGVMQAVVRAMAWAITKVMRVSGAETTSVCASVFIGQTEAPLTVRPYISKMTESELITMMIGGMAHIAGGVLAAYVGMLGGGDPVAQAFYAKHLLAASIMAAPATMVVAKLLIPETGTPLTRGTVKMEVEKTTSNVIDAAAAGAGDGLRLALNIGAMLLAFIALIALINWPLTWIGEVTGLSAALGKPTDMATLLGYVLSPVAWLIGVPWQDANVVGGLIGEKIVLNEFVAYLHLAEIVNGQNPGVVLTDQGRLIATYALCGFANFSSIAIQIGGIGGLAPDRRQDLARFGLRAVLGGTIATLMTATIAGVLTGLGG
- a CDS encoding SPFH domain-containing protein, translated to MGLGTMLAIVLVFAGVVMLFKAVRMVPQGYEWTVEAFGKYTHTLSPGLHFLIPVYQGIGRKINMMEQVLEVPSQDVITKDNAVVKVDGVVYFQVLDAAKAAYEVAQLEIATLNLVMTNIRTSIGSMDLDESLSRRDEINAKVLAAVDQATHPWGLKVNRIELKDIAPPRDLVEAMARQMKAEREKRANILEAEGFRQAEILKAEGEKQSTILEAEGEREAAFREAEARERLAEAEARATQMVSDAISAGNVQAINYFVAQKYIEAFKALAEAPNQKFVLMPMESAGVIGSIAGIADLAKEALDRPAGPHAVVPPRTGR
- a CDS encoding TMEM165/GDT1 family protein, which gives rise to MPQLQSLLPDTLPLAAALVSTGTVALAEIGDKTQLLALLLAARFRRPWPIIAGILVATLLNHALAAWVGALAADWLRPEVLRWVVAASFLAVAVWTLKPDSLDDEPGLPGRGAFIATTIAFFIAEIGDKTQVATVLLAARYEPLWEVIAGTTVGMLLANVPVVLLGSRFADRLPLKAARYVAATVFAVLAGWVALRGFG
- the gcvH gene encoding glycine cleavage system protein GcvH, with protein sequence MSEIPGDLKFLKSHEWIRVEADGKATIGISDHAQGLLGDLVYVELPGVGDRVEAGTACAVVESVKAASDVYAPVSGTVVEVNDALGDKPETINEDAFGEGWLFTLQMDEPGQVNELLDPDGYAELLEDEDH
- a CDS encoding GGDEF domain-containing protein; the protein is MESRSAREILAAVLARPDEVMLEVGAGGELLVARLRVVIAALLLVLPLANAVSGGTVRETLIGLGGAVFVNVFAQVWLQLARRRRRYRWLSFATVAFDVTATTAVLIVLAFAHLPAALNSMVVWGCYLLAIVLTALRGDGRTTLFAGALAVLQYGAIIAAVFAFADSPEHLLSSDYGAVTPGPQVQRVMLLVIATMITATVVYRMQRLVEMSGTDGLTRLPNRTWLLHRMPRLLEVASEEDGSLSLALIDLDHFSRINDEAGHHAGDRAIRHVVEVLKGMTERNERLVRLGGEEFVLVMPQPLGTAWERVDAIRRVLGQRPFDPERGNLEPLRLTFSAGVAASPHDGHDLSTLLRRADRRLKMAKREGRNRVIARDG
- a CDS encoding aldo/keto reductase, which encodes MQYRRLGSSGLQLSALSFGAWLTFGAQVGRGTARELVAAAWDHGINFFDNAESYANGEAERVMGDVIADLRLPRDGFCVSSKVFFGSVEAPRPTQRGLSRKHVTDACHGALKRLRVDYLDLFYCHRPDPDTPVEETVRTMDGLVRQGKVMYWGTSEWSAAQIREAHKVARAHHLQAPTMEQPQYNLLHRERVELEYAPLYAEYGMGTTTWSPLASGLLTGRYNDGVSEDGRFGALGPHLRKTIVGGESERRLERARHFTALAKELDVPPAPLAIAWCLRNPHVSSVILGASRVEQLLENLRAIELVESMGDPVWGRVRVAAN
- the hemP gene encoding hemin uptake protein HemP; protein product: MALQTLNRPRLLHLPIRSDDRARPVAPVHHATHPPVADARPLDSGALLRGTREVLIRHGGETYRLRHTRNDKLILTK
- a CDS encoding ribokinase: MSAVVVIGSFNVDHVWSLPVLPRAGETLQGEYRTGPGGKGFNQATAAARAGAVTAFVCALGADAGGQLARALASVDGIVLRDAASTHPTGTAGIYVDREGRNSIVIGAGANAAMTPAHVRAQGDVFADARVVLAQLESPVDAVLAGFDLARDEGVPTLLNPAPADADLPAGLLAQCDVLTPNESEFSAQLARHCGEPVEPGAVAGMADAELHRLCRRLLPHGTVVVTLGARGCLVSHADGMLRGDDAAFYRVPAVPADAIDTTGAGDAFNGALAAAWATHPAAPFHVHVGFASLYAARACESAGAATAMPHLADL
- a CDS encoding TonB-dependent receptor, which gives rise to MSRTLLVSALLLAASPAVLAQDATDLDRVVVSASTSRIPNSEAALPNTITVIDEAELQQQLAVTQDLSQVLANLIPAFAPSRQKMTSAGESVRGRQPLYMVDGVPQSTPLRDGSRDAHTIDPAMIERIEVIHGANALQGIGASGGIINIITKRAPREDGARFHEVTIGANTAMPREDDGAGYRASYLFGTAQGALDFVGGLSYAQEGLYYDADGNPIAPEPVQGDLMDANSRNLFAKAGWAIDDQRRLQLTASHYRLEGEGHYAVVDGDYRLGVPATATRGDQPLEPPRNDSRSASLDYRDHDLAGGQFQGQLFWTRFEGRYGSNAYVDFFNTGSDEVWYDQSQINAEKLGGKFTWTRGYIADLPLRLTLGLDLIRDTTEQRQLASDLGWVPPTTYQSLSPLLQAEYRLGPLLFTGGVRHERAKLEVDDFVTLPQYGAQSVQGGSPDFSETLPNFGVVWEATAALSFYASYAEGYSVADIGRVLRAVDEPGQSVDTLVSLTPVIADNREVGLDYDDGRWLVHLAAYRSDSDFGSRLAFNTATGSYEVKREATEIEGFEGSVGFRVNDAARVGLAYAQADGHYDSNADGVLDSDLPGANISPDRMTAYWQHQWLPGLSTRVQASHSEDRAFETRGVVDSRFEGYTTFDLQANVGLPVGTLAVGIENVLDRQYIHYSSQIRPSDEDYFAGRGRVFSASWSHRF
- a CDS encoding NfeD family protein gives rise to the protein MRWDWQAVAWAAIALLLFAAETLAPGAFMLWLGFAAAAVFVLVLLFDLPLLAQAVAFVVLSFASIQIYRTRFRGRERVSDRPTLNRRTDALVGRVVPLEQAIVSGRGRVQIADAYWDVTGPELPVGTAVRVVGSDGMTLKVEPAT